The following is a genomic window from Bacillus carboniphilus.
CTCTACATGCTGGTTGTGCATCCGAATACAACCCTTTGAAACAGCTTTACCAATAGAAGATGGATTGTTTGTACCGTGAATTCCATAGCTTTTTTTGGACAGAGACATCCACATGGTTCCAAAGGGACCACCTGGATTTGGAGCTTTGTTAATAATAACAAAGTCACCAACTGGGGTTTGATTAAGAACCCGACCAACTGCTATTGGATATGTTTTGACAACGGTATTATTTTTAAATAAAGTCAAGGTTCTCTTACTTGTTGATACTTTTATAGAGTAAGGGGTATGGCTAGGGTCAGGTAAATTAGGAATGGTAATGGCTTGACCTACCATTATCATATTGGGATTCGAGATATTATTCGCTCTCACTAATGTAGCAAAGGGAACTCGATAATCTTCAGAAATAGACCAGAGGGTTTCTCCAGGCTTAACTATATGTTGATACATGATAACCTCCAAGTATGATCTGGCTATGTTTTATCATATGAAGACAATTGGATTTGGAAACTAGTCGACCAGATCATTTTCCTGATTAGCTGGTAAAATGATATGGGTTTTTATGGTAAAGTAAAAGATAAGTTAATAATAAGGGGGAATCAACATGAACAACAAAAACATAGGGGTTATTGTCCTAGGAATCTCGATGATTATCAGTTCCTTTTTCATTGCAAGTGCCATTGATAGGATTTATATTCCCGACTTTGACTTTTCAGGGAATGCGATTGCAGGTGCTATTTATAGTTTAAATGACCAAGAACAACCTTCAGACCAGAATAAAATAGACTATAGAGGAACGAGTTATTTTTATCAATCAGATCTTGCAGAGTACTTAGGAATGGAATACAGTGATTTAAAAGAATTACTTGAAAAAGAGGAATTTGACATCCCATATATAAAAATCAATACTCAATATATTTTTTATAAGGATGCTGTGGACCAATGGTTGTTAGAAAAGCAGGCTTCCTTTTCAGTAGGGGATTCTTAATGAATAATCCTCCTAAAATCAGTGAATTAGCCTACTCTTTTGTATGGTATAATTTGCTAGAGCAAGGAGGTTTTACACGTGGGCTATATTGAGGATTTAAGAAAGATTGTCGGGCACAGACCGCTCATTTTTGTTGGATCTGTTGTTGTGATGGCGGATGAGAGAGGTCGGATTTTATTACAACAACGGAAATTCCCAAAAGGAAAATGGGGGATACCAGGTGGTTTGATGGAACTGAGGGAATCTACAGAGGACGTTGCCAGACGTGAAGTTTATGAAGAAACAGGCTTAACTGTCAAAGAATTAAATTTAATCAATGTATACTCTGGACCCGATCAATTTATTAAAGCAGAGAATGGTGATGAGTTTTATGTAGTAACGGTTGCTTACTACACGACTCAATTCGAAGGAACCTTTAAAATGGATCGGTCAGAATCTATAAAATTTGAGTATTTTGAACCTGAACAACTACCAGAAAACATTGTAAAAAGTCATAAAACCATCTTGAAAGACTATTTCAAGATGAAAAATAACAATTGAATACCTATAGCGAGGTGCCCTTTTTGAACACGATTTTAAATACGAAATATTTCATTCGAAACTATCAAGAACAAGATGCTGAACAAATTGCGAAAATGGACTTTGTGAATATGCTCGCTTATAAATACAACGGTGACTATGTAGCTGAAAATATTTATTGTGTGGTAGATTCTGATGAAACTGTCTATGGCGCTGGGCACCTTGAACCGGACCAGACATGGTTTCTAATTGAAAAAGAAGGGCAACCTTCCAACTTTGTATACAAATTAAACCTTCAATTGTACTTTAACGAGGATCATGAAATTCCAATAGATGTACAGAATGCTTTGTATGAGACTCTATTGAATCGT
Proteins encoded in this region:
- a CDS encoding L,D-transpeptidase family protein; this translates as MYQHIVKPGETLWSISEDYRVPFATLVRANNISNPNMIMVGQAITIPNLPDPSHTPYSIKVSTSKRTLTLFKNNTVVKTYPIAVGRVLNQTPVGDFVIINKAPNPGGPFGTMWMSLSKKSYGIHGTNNPSSIGKAVSKGCIRMHNQHVEELARTVPIGTSVSIRP
- a CDS encoding NUDIX hydrolase; amino-acid sequence: MGYIEDLRKIVGHRPLIFVGSVVVMADERGRILLQQRKFPKGKWGIPGGLMELRESTEDVARREVYEETGLTVKELNLINVYSGPDQFIKAENGDEFYVVTVAYYTTQFEGTFKMDRSESIKFEYFEPEQLPENIVKSHKTILKDYFKMKNNN